The following coding sequences are from one Diprion similis isolate iyDipSimi1 chromosome 9, iyDipSimi1.1, whole genome shotgun sequence window:
- the LOC124410289 gene encoding transcription factor E2F4-like isoform X2: MAPNASHGVTSVYWILPLDDDPQGAGPGCNTQEVGEKLTELKDEIRKLEEHEQLLDTHTQWIQQSVKNIECDLTNKRYAYLTYEDVKKKFQNEVVLGIQAPPDTLLNVPNITEVIEENLDEIKNPNYEISMKSASEEIKVYMIQPELAECYDNKVLEARLREESKGTKREKDGEDKKDESKPKRKVGRPPRGVGKVDPVLSDEDEEEDPELLEAKIILSDVSTSDIVRTDLDLLDEFYSDFCGPLVRLSPPPGEKDYHFHLSENEGICDLFDIVAK; this comes from the exons ATGGCACCTAACGCAAGCCATGGAGTTACCTCAGTTTACTGGATCCTCCCACTTGATGATGATCCTCA GGGTGCTGGACCTGGGTGTAATACGCAAGAAGTTGGTGAAAAGCTGACCGAACTGAAGGATGAAATCAGGAAACTAGAGGAACATGAACAGTTGTTGGACACACATACCCAGTGGATTCAACAGAGTGTAAAGAACATCGAATGTGATCTGACAAATAAGAGATACGCTTACCTCACGTATGAGGATGTCAAGAAGAAGTTTCAGAACGAAGTTGTGTTAGGTATTCAAGCTCCGCCGGACACATTACTCAATGTACCAAATATCACAGAG GTAATAGAAGAGAATctagatgaaattaaaaatcctaATTATGAGATATCCATGAAGAGTGCATCGGAAGAAATTAAGGTGTATATGATTCAGCCAGAGTTAGCTGAATGTTATGATAACAAAGTACTTGAGGCGAGACTTCGGGAAGAATCTAAAGGGACCAAGAGGGAAAAGGATGGAGAGGATAAGAAAGATGAATCCAAACCAAAGAGAAAAGTTGGAAG GCCACCTAGAGGGGTTGGGAAAGTAGACCCTGTATTATCAGACGAAGACGAGGAAGAGGACCCAGAATTACTCGAAGCAAAAATTATACTTAGTGATGTATCAACGTCAG aCATTGTCAGAACAGATTTGGACCTCCTGGACGAGTTTTATTCAGATT tttGTGGACCTTTGGTGAGACTAAGTCCACCACCCGGTGAAAAGGACTATCATTTTCATCTTAGTGAAAACGAAGGAATTTGTGACTTGTTTGACATAGTTGCAAAGTGA
- the LOC124410167 gene encoding uncharacterized protein LOC124410167: MNLGFVKAQSDNLPKVTVLMVTDFFSQSEYFNVAETSGVKARRAEREDYGDAAVGYVELRREGSFCDVRGKVCPEHRVNSKAYNVSMMVDEKNESIDRVTCEDCAASAGGCKHTIAFLMWVHRRSEEPEPTATVCYWKKPRLAQVAANVRSLKAKDLRPRRADPDLPDNTDFLKTVLNELRKRQFDCQISRHFINNDSPKVLSLHNIMLQFCSCSDNTEVQSFLSFASNTMTVDQCIRARRETQTQSESKLWNELRYGRITASRIYEMAHCKTKSGSLVEQVIGSSKIRDTEAMERGRRLEKEVIKLLKEMLKTNIEDCGLLVGARFPVIGASPDGVGDDFVVEIKCPMTRKAESRYIAANHQIAKKFLAQIQLQMFMKQVKKGFFCIANHDFETSHKIRLICVDYDEDFVLDLIEKAIAFWKENIYPLILRAAKEKQ, translated from the exons ATGAATCTCGGCTTTGTTAAAGCACAATCAGACAATCTCCCGAAAGTAACCGTACTAATGGTTACCGACTTTTTCTCCCAAAGTGAATATTTCAATGTTGCCGAAACCAGCGGTGTCAAAGCTCGAAG AGCTGAAAGAGAGGATTATGGTGATGCTGCAGTTGGGTACGTAGAGCTTAGAAGAGAAGGCAGTTTCTGTGATGTTCGTGGAAAAGTGTGTCCAGAGCACAGGGTGAATAGCAAAGCATATAATGTCTCAATGAtggttgacgaaaaaaacgaatcgattgatcggGTGACCTGTGAGGATTGTGCGGCATCAGCAG GTGGTTGTAAACACACTATCGCTTTTTTAATGTGGGTCCACCGGCGTAGCGAAGAGCCTGAGCCGACAGCTACTGTATGCTACTGGAAGAAGCCCCGCTTAGCTCAAGTTGCAGCGAATGTTCGATCGTTGAAAGCCAAAGATTTGCGGCCACGCAGAGCTGATCCAGATCTACCGGATAATACAGACTTTTTAAAAACTGTGCTAAATGAACTGCGGAAAAGACAATTTGACTGTCAGATCTCAAGGCATTTTATAAACAACGATTCACCGAAGGTTTTATCGTTGCATAATATTATGCTCCAATTCTGTAGCTGTTCAGATAACACCGAAGTACAAAGTTTTTTAAGCTTCGCAAGCAACACGATGACTGTGGATCAATGCATCCGAGCTAGAAGAGAAACCCAAACTCAAAGTGAATCAAAATTATGGAATGAGTTACGATATGGACGAATCACGGCATCTCGGATATATGAAATGGCTCATTGCAAGACGAAAAGCGGATCCTTGGTAGAGCAGGTCATCGGAAGTTCAAAAATCAGGGATACCGAAGCAATGGAACGAGGACGAAGATTAGAGAAAGAAGTTATCAAATTACTGAAAGAGATGTTGAAAACAAACATAGAAGATTGTGGATTGCTGGTCGGAGCGAGGTTCCCTGTTATTGGTGCGTCACCTGATGGAGTAGGAGATGATTTCGTAGTCGAGATAAAGTGTCCAATGACTCGTAAAGCGGAATCTAGATACATCGCAGCGAATCACCAAAttgcaaaaaagtttttggccCAAATTCAGCTTCAGATGTTTATGAAACAGgtaaaaaagggttttttctGCATAGCCAATCATGACTTCGAAACGAGTCATAAAATTAGATTGATCTGTGTAGACTATGACGAAGACTTTGTACTTGATCTCATAGAAAAGGCCATCGCTTTTTGGAAGGAGAATATATACCCTCTTATTCTCAGAGCTGCAAAAGAAAAGcaatga
- the LOC124410289 gene encoding transcription factor E2F4-like isoform X1, producing the protein MADNQQSRFEKSLGLLTTRFVTLLQKAKDGVLDLKVAADILEVRQKRRIYDITNVLEGIGLIEKKSKNSIQWKGAGPGCNTQEVGEKLTELKDEIRKLEEHEQLLDTHTQWIQQSVKNIECDLTNKRYAYLTYEDVKKKFQNEVVLGIQAPPDTLLNVPNITEVIEENLDEIKNPNYEISMKSASEEIKVYMIQPELAECYDNKVLEARLREESKGTKREKDGEDKKDESKPKRKVGRPPRGVGKVDPVLSDEDEEEDPELLEAKIILSDVSTSDIVRTDLDLLDEFYSDFCGPLVRLSPPPGEKDYHFHLSENEGICDLFDIVAK; encoded by the exons ATGGCAGACAATCAGCAGAGCAGGTTCGAAAAGTCACTCGGCTTGCTAACCACGCGGTTTGTAACTTTGTTACAAAAGGCAAAAGACGGAGTGTTGGACCTGAAAGTG GCTGCTGATATACTGGAGGTGCGCCAAAAGAGACGGATATACGACATCACCAATGTGCTCGAGGGAATTGGgctgattgagaaaaaaagcaagaacAGCATACAATGGAA GGGTGCTGGACCTGGGTGTAATACGCAAGAAGTTGGTGAAAAGCTGACCGAACTGAAGGATGAAATCAGGAAACTAGAGGAACATGAACAGTTGTTGGACACACATACCCAGTGGATTCAACAGAGTGTAAAGAACATCGAATGTGATCTGACAAATAAGAGATACGCTTACCTCACGTATGAGGATGTCAAGAAGAAGTTTCAGAACGAAGTTGTGTTAGGTATTCAAGCTCCGCCGGACACATTACTCAATGTACCAAATATCACAGAG GTAATAGAAGAGAATctagatgaaattaaaaatcctaATTATGAGATATCCATGAAGAGTGCATCGGAAGAAATTAAGGTGTATATGATTCAGCCAGAGTTAGCTGAATGTTATGATAACAAAGTACTTGAGGCGAGACTTCGGGAAGAATCTAAAGGGACCAAGAGGGAAAAGGATGGAGAGGATAAGAAAGATGAATCCAAACCAAAGAGAAAAGTTGGAAG GCCACCTAGAGGGGTTGGGAAAGTAGACCCTGTATTATCAGACGAAGACGAGGAAGAGGACCCAGAATTACTCGAAGCAAAAATTATACTTAGTGATGTATCAACGTCAG aCATTGTCAGAACAGATTTGGACCTCCTGGACGAGTTTTATTCAGATT tttGTGGACCTTTGGTGAGACTAAGTCCACCACCCGGTGAAAAGGACTATCATTTTCATCTTAGTGAAAACGAAGGAATTTGTGACTTGTTTGACATAGTTGCAAAGTGA